From the Leishmania braziliensis MHOM/BR/75/M2904 contig, possible fusion of chromosomes 20 and 34 genome, the window tgtgtgcgcgcatgcgcCACGACGAGGACATATGGCGTGCAAGGCGTCATTTGGGCACAAATAGGGCGGTCGCACGTGCTGTTACCTCTCCCACGGCTGCTGTTTGCATGCATGTTGCCCGCTACTCCCAAAGTGTGTGCATGGTGCAGGAAGTCGTGTGGTGCGCGCACTGCTTCTCGTTTCCCTATGTACGTTTTCTCTTGGATTTTCGGCTCTTTTATTTATTTTCTCCATACCCGCTTCTACGCGGGCGTATTGAAGGAGCTCTTCTGTATCTCACTTTggcctcctctcccaccgATGCAACTATTTCTCCcttatcttttttttttggtttgtTTATTTCCCCCCTACCCGTTGGCGCACGTTTGTGCACAATCGGGTTGTGGCTTTCTTTCCATCTCTATGTTGTTTTGCGTTGCTTGTTttgctttttctttcttttaTTTGCTTTAATCAAGCGATTGCGTtcccacatacacacacccacacacacatgcaaagaaaaggaaaagataCCCCCCACACTGCTGCATCTTCTTTGTCTTCGTCTTCGTCTTCCCCCCCACGTTTCTTCTGAGCTGATGATGTTCGCGGAAGCTCGTCCTTTGCAAAGATGCTGACGTTTTCtttctattttttttttcccgtttcgcttttgtttcttttttcttctcttatTGTGTAGGTTAATGCGAGGATATGCGAAACAAGTCGAATTCTCTGTCGTTCTTCTCTATTCTGTCTTTGGGAGTCGAATGACAATCTACCGTTTCCCCTACCTCCGCTGCACACGTGTGTTGTTCCCCAGCGCACTCAAGTCTACATGGACCAATTCCACCGCTGCATAACCTTTCTAGTCCAATGAGAAAAGGAGATGGAGAGTACAATCCCTTCCAGAAATAACCCTTGCCGCCCTTGCAGTGCTACTGGTATTTTTACCGACTGGgggtctgcgtgtgtgtgtgtgtgtaatgTGTGCTTGAGCATTGCACTCGGATAACCTGTGCGCTACGCGTCCCCTCTCCTGTTTGCACCTCGCACCCGCGTTTCGCCTCTTCACTGCCTCTTCCACAAATGTTTTCATAtccgtgtgcgcctgtgaCTCATCGAAACTCACTTATTGCCCACGCACATTCAACTGCTCACaccattttttttcttttagaAGGGTGACGAATCAAACTTGCATCATGGCTGCTCTGAAGAACAAGATCCGCCGCATCGGCAAGAGGAAGGGCGCAACCCTGAAGGATGTCAGCGCGTGGCGCTGGATCAAGACGGCGGCCCGCCACTTCAAGCAGGAGGGCAAGATCTTTGTGCCGAACTGCACCGAGCTCATCAAGAGCTCCCACGGCCGCGAGCGCGCTCCGCAGAACCCGGACTGGTACTATgtccgctgcgccgccgtccttCGCGCCATCTACCTGCGTCCTGGCGTGGGTTACGGTGGTCTAAGCAAGCGCTTCGGCAACAAGAAGAACTACGGCAGCCGCCCCGAGCACACCGTCAACTCCTCTACCGGCCCTCTCCACTGGGCCTGCAAGTCTCTGACGAAGCTTGGGCTTGTGGAGCCTGGTGCGCAGTCTGGTCAGCGTCTGACCCGCAAGGGTCACAAATTCGCTGATTCCCTGGCCTTTCAGGTCCAGATCCGCAAGTTCGGTGCTAGCAAGTAAGCTCATGCTTGGACAGGTGCAGCCGCTCTGTCGCCTTCCCTCACGTATGCACGTATGACGAAGCGGCAGAAGGACGGAAAAAGATGTGTGAAAGGAGgtcgctttccttctctccgaTTCTCTCACCGCGTCTCGTTCGCAATGGGCACCCACGAGGGAAGAAAGCGAGCGCGTCGGTTCTTGTTGGGTTTTGTTGGCATGCGAACAACCCTGACTGAATCGCACCTTTTCGTGTAGTGCTGTGCTGAtttcgtgttttttttttttttcttatttGCCTTTGATTTGGTTTGGTTTGTGCTTCATTTTTCacaacccccccccaaaaatGATACATTAAACACAGAAGCGCTCCTGGAGTTTATGGCGTCCTCATCAGCTGTGTGCGCTTTAACCATCTATCAGAGCTGCTGTGTTGCCGAGAGTCGTGCTTGTCCATTCTGAGCATTCAAAGGGGCGCCGTGGAGAAGGTAGTGAGGCACCCTGATACAATAGGGGTCGTTCAGCATCCCATTACCCGTCATGGTTCACCTTCTCGTTGTCAAGCTCTCTATGCACTCCTCTCTGCCGATAGGCAGCAGGTGCCTATGTGATCTCTCGCCTTGACGAGGTGAAGCACGGCAACTAAGTCGAAATTCGCTGCTTCGCAGTCCACCTCTCTGCACCACTACCAcgtcctcttttctttcaccCTGATCTTCCCAAATGTCCTGGATACCATCCGCATGTCCTGCGCCTGCTTAACGCTACGTGTCGGCGCGTCCAAATGCCCGCGAAAtcaacacacatacacacatatatTATATATATGCAAGCTTAATcagtgcctctctttctccctgcatgtgtgtgtgtgtgtgtgtgtgtgtcagtgcAGGTGATTCCGGCGTCTTCATTACGCATTTTTACGCTTCTCTATTTTCCTTTCATACTTCAGTTACTTTTGT encodes:
- a CDS encoding putative 40S ribosomal protein S19 protein, which translates into the protein MAALKNKIRRIGKRKGATLKDVSAWRWIKTAARHFKQEGKIFVPNCTELIKSSHGRERAPQNPDWYYVRCAAVLRAIYLRPGVGYGGLSKRFGNKKNYGSRPEHTVNSSTGPLHWACKSLTKLGLVEPGAQSGQRLTRKGHKFADSLAFQVQIRKFGASK